The Prevotella sp. E9-3 genome has a window encoding:
- a CDS encoding chromate transporter yields the protein MIFLYLFITFFEIGLFGFGGGYGMLSLIQHETVERWHWMTSSQFTDIVAISQMTPGPIGINSATYCGYQAVVNAGYSVPMGILGSFTATFALMLPSLILMILISKMFIKYMHTQTVQSVFIGLRPAVVGLLLAATLLLCTKENFSTPYEDIWQFSISVILFIATFVGTLVFKINPIKMIVMSAFAGLLLLY from the coding sequence ATGATATTCTTATATCTTTTCATCACATTTTTTGAGATAGGGCTCTTCGGCTTTGGCGGCGGCTACGGTATGCTGTCACTCATTCAGCATGAAACTGTTGAGCGTTGGCATTGGATGACCTCTTCGCAATTCACCGACATAGTGGCCATCAGTCAGATGACTCCGGGCCCCATCGGCATCAACTCTGCCACCTATTGCGGCTATCAGGCCGTAGTGAACGCCGGCTACTCAGTCCCCATGGGTATCTTAGGTTCGTTTACAGCCACCTTTGCACTCATGCTTCCCTCACTCATTTTGATGATTCTTATCAGCAAGATGTTTATCAAGTACATGCATACCCAGACCGTTCAGTCAGTATTCATAGGTCTTCGCCCTGCTGTGGTAGGATTACTCTTAGCCGCTACCCTATTGCTTTGTACCAAGGAAAATTTCTCTACGCCATACGAAGATATCTGGCAATTCAGTATTAGTGTTATACTCTTTATTGCCACGTTTGTTGGCACACTGGTTTTTAAAATCAACCCTATCAAGATG
- a CDS encoding chromate transporter has protein sequence MNIYWDSFKTFFKIGIFTLGGGYAMIPLIEAEVVDKHKWISKEEFLDLIAISQSCPGVFAINISTFIGYKLKKTNGAISCALGTALPSFLIILIIAMFFHQFQDNPIVASIFRGIRPAVVALIAVPTFKLAKSAQLTWATIWIPVACALLIWALGVSPIFIILAAGIGGWLYGNLIKPTE, from the coding sequence ATGAACATATACTGGGATTCATTTAAAACATTCTTTAAGATTGGCATATTCACCCTTGGTGGTGGATATGCCATGATACCTTTGATAGAGGCTGAGGTTGTTGACAAGCATAAATGGATATCGAAAGAGGAGTTTCTGGATTTGATAGCCATCTCTCAAAGTTGTCCCGGTGTGTTTGCCATCAATATCAGCACTTTCATTGGCTATAAACTGAAGAAGACGAACGGTGCCATTTCTTGCGCATTGGGAACTGCCCTTCCCTCGTTCTTGATCATTCTGATTATTGCCATGTTCTTTCACCAGTTTCAGGACAATCCAATCGTTGCCTCTATCTTCCGCGGCATTCGTCCGGCAGTAGTGGCACTCATTGCTGTTCCTACGTTCAAACTGGCAAAGAGTGCTCAGCTCACGTGGGCCACCATTTGGATTCCCGTTGCCTGTGCTCTGCTTATCTGGGCACTTGGCGTTTCACCTATCTTCATTATACTGGCGGCTGGCATTGGCGGCTGGCTATATGGTAATCTAATAAAACCAACTGAGTAG
- the purL gene encoding phosphoribosylformylglycinamidine synthase produces the protein MILFFKTPQQSVIATEVDHQLAKQEIDELCWLYGGATLLNGETLEGCFAGPRREMVTPWSTNAVEITQNMNLGGISRIEEYFPIAADSEDFDPMLQRKYNGLNQDIFTINIKPEPIKYVDNLEEYNEQEGLALSPEEIEYLHGLEKQNGRPLTDSEIFGFAQINSEHCRHKIFGGTFIIDGKEMESSLFAMIKKTTQENPNKILSAYKDNVAFAQGPVVEQFAPKDQSTSDYFQIKDIESVISLKAETHNFPTTVEPFNGAATGTGGEIRDRMGGGVGSWPIAGTAVYMTAYPRLDDAEANSQFSNLNSQSKRDWEDILPVRQWLYQTPQQILTKASNGASDFGNKFGQPLICGSVLTFEHQEGKEKYAYDKVIMLAGGVGYGTKRDCLKKKPQKGNKVVVVGGDNYRIGLGGGSVSSVDTGRYSNGIELNAVQRANPEMQKRAYNLVRALCEEDVNPVVSIHDHGSAGHLNCLSELVEECGGEIDMTKLPIGDKTLSSKEIIANESQERMGLLIDEKHIEHVRKIAERERAPLYVVGETTGDAHFSFKQGDGVKPFDLDVAQMFGHSPKTIMRDNTVERHYEDVTYSQDKMNEYLNRVLQLEAVACKDWLTNKVDRSVTGKIARQQCQGEIQLPLSDCGVVALDYRGVKGIATAIGHAPQAGLANPAAGSVLSVAEALTNIVWAPLAEGMDSLSLSANWMWPCRSQEGEDARLYEGVKALSDFCCDLHINVPTGKDSLSLSQQYPNGEKIISPGTVIVSAGGEVSDIKKVVSPVLVNDKNASLYHIDFSFDEQRLGGSAFAQSLGKVGDDVPTVKNAEYFADAFMAVQEMIEKGWIMAGHDISAGGLITTLLEMCFANTKGGMHINLHDICKDGDVVKTLFAENPGVVIEVSDEHKQEFKDFMEEQGVGFAKIGYPVEDSRSIVVKAGDKDLTFDIDALRDVWYKTSYLLDCKQSFNGKAKERFENYKKQPLEMKFNKDFTGKLAQYGISADRRQPSGVKAAIIREKGTNGEREMAYCLYLAGFDVKDVMMTDLISGRETLEDINMIVFCGGFSNSDVLGSAKGWAGAFLFNPKAKEALDKFYARKDTLSLGICNGCQLMVELGLTGAKGAKMLHNDSHKFESEFISLSIPQNNSVMFGSLSGNKLGLWVAHGEGKFSLPEAESAYNVIAKYNYEGYPANPNGSDYNVAGICSEDGRHLCMMPHLERAVFPWQNAWYPADRRQDEVTPWIEAFVNARKWVEAHK, from the coding sequence ATGATTCTTTTCTTCAAGACTCCACAACAGAGCGTGATAGCTACTGAGGTAGACCATCAGCTCGCAAAACAGGAAATCGATGAACTTTGTTGGCTTTATGGCGGTGCTACGCTCTTAAATGGCGAAACGCTGGAAGGTTGTTTCGCTGGTCCGCGCCGTGAAATGGTGACTCCTTGGTCAACAAATGCCGTTGAGATTACACAAAACATGAATCTTGGCGGCATTTCGCGTATAGAGGAGTATTTCCCTATTGCTGCAGACAGCGAAGACTTCGACCCCATGCTGCAACGCAAGTATAACGGACTAAACCAAGACATTTTTACTATCAACATCAAACCTGAGCCCATCAAGTATGTGGACAATCTGGAGGAATATAACGAGCAGGAGGGTTTGGCCCTCAGTCCTGAAGAGATAGAGTATCTGCATGGACTGGAGAAGCAGAACGGTCGTCCTCTTACTGATTCTGAGATCTTCGGTTTTGCTCAGATTAATTCTGAGCACTGCCGTCACAAAATTTTTGGTGGTACATTCATCATTGACGGCAAGGAGATGGAGTCAAGCCTCTTTGCTATGATCAAGAAGACTACACAAGAGAACCCCAACAAGATTCTCTCTGCCTATAAAGACAATGTGGCTTTTGCACAGGGTCCTGTTGTTGAGCAGTTTGCTCCAAAGGATCAGAGTACCAGCGATTATTTCCAAATAAAAGATATCGAGAGTGTGATCTCGCTGAAGGCTGAGACTCACAATTTCCCCACTACCGTAGAGCCATTCAACGGTGCTGCTACCGGTACGGGTGGTGAGATTCGCGACCGTATGGGTGGTGGTGTAGGTTCATGGCCTATCGCCGGTACGGCTGTATATATGACAGCCTATCCCCGTCTTGATGATGCGGAAGCAAACTCTCAATTCTCAAATCTCAACTCTCAATCTAAGAGGGACTGGGAGGATATCCTGCCCGTCCGCCAGTGGCTATACCAGACACCTCAGCAGATTCTTACCAAGGCTTCAAATGGCGCCTCTGACTTTGGTAACAAGTTCGGCCAGCCACTCATCTGTGGTTCTGTACTGACTTTCGAACACCAAGAGGGTAAGGAGAAGTACGCTTACGACAAGGTCATCATGCTGGCTGGTGGTGTTGGTTACGGAACCAAGCGCGATTGTCTGAAGAAGAAGCCCCAGAAGGGTAACAAGGTCGTTGTTGTTGGTGGTGACAACTACCGCATCGGACTTGGCGGTGGTTCTGTATCATCGGTTGATACAGGTCGCTACAGCAATGGTATCGAGTTGAATGCCGTTCAGCGTGCCAACCCTGAGATGCAGAAGCGAGCCTACAACCTGGTTCGTGCACTCTGTGAGGAGGATGTGAACCCCGTTGTTTCTATTCACGACCACGGTTCGGCAGGTCACTTGAACTGTCTCTCTGAGCTTGTTGAAGAGTGCGGTGGCGAGATTGATATGACCAAGCTGCCTATTGGCGACAAGACCCTTTCAAGTAAGGAAATCATTGCCAACGAGAGTCAGGAGCGTATGGGCTTGCTCATCGACGAAAAGCATATCGAACATGTACGTAAGATTGCTGAGCGCGAGCGTGCTCCGTTGTATGTGGTTGGTGAGACCACCGGCGATGCCCACTTCTCATTCAAACAGGGCGACGGTGTAAAACCTTTCGACCTTGATGTGGCTCAGATGTTTGGTCACTCTCCTAAGACCATCATGCGTGACAATACTGTAGAGCGTCATTACGAGGACGTGACCTACAGTCAAGATAAGATGAATGAATACCTGAACCGTGTGCTTCAGTTGGAGGCTGTGGCTTGTAAGGATTGGTTGACCAACAAGGTTGACCGTTCTGTAACAGGTAAGATTGCCCGTCAGCAGTGTCAGGGTGAGATTCAGTTGCCATTGAGCGACTGTGGTGTTGTAGCTCTCGACTATCGTGGCGTAAAGGGTATCGCTACAGCCATAGGTCATGCTCCACAGGCAGGCTTGGCTAATCCTGCTGCAGGTTCTGTTCTGTCTGTAGCCGAGGCACTGACCAATATTGTTTGGGCTCCTCTTGCTGAAGGTATGGACTCGCTGAGTCTCTCAGCCAACTGGATGTGGCCTTGTCGTTCTCAGGAGGGTGAAGATGCCCGTCTGTATGAGGGCGTGAAGGCGCTCTCAGATTTCTGCTGCGACCTGCATATCAACGTACCAACAGGTAAGGACTCGCTGTCTTTGAGTCAGCAGTATCCTAACGGCGAGAAGATTATCTCTCCAGGAACCGTGATTGTTTCAGCTGGTGGTGAGGTTTCAGACATCAAGAAGGTGGTAAGCCCCGTATTGGTGAACGATAAGAACGCATCACTCTATCATATCGACTTCTCGTTCGACGAGCAGCGCCTGGGTGGTTCTGCTTTTGCCCAGAGCCTTGGCAAGGTGGGTGACGATGTTCCTACCGTGAAAAACGCCGAGTACTTTGCCGATGCCTTCATGGCTGTTCAGGAGATGATTGAGAAGGGCTGGATTATGGCCGGTCACGATATCTCTGCCGGTGGTTTGATTACCACCCTGCTGGAGATGTGCTTCGCCAACACCAAGGGTGGTATGCATATCAACCTGCACGACATCTGCAAGGATGGCGATGTAGTAAAGACACTCTTCGCTGAGAACCCCGGTGTGGTGATCGAGGTAAGCGATGAGCACAAGCAGGAGTTCAAGGACTTCATGGAGGAGCAGGGTGTTGGCTTTGCCAAGATCGGCTATCCGGTAGAAGACAGCCGCAGCATCGTGGTAAAGGCTGGCGACAAGGACCTGACCTTCGATATCGATGCTCTGCGTGACGTATGGTATAAGACATCATATCTGCTCGATTGCAAGCAGAGCTTCAATGGTAAGGCTAAGGAGCGTTTCGAGAACTACAAGAAGCAGCCTCTGGAGATGAAGTTCAACAAGGACTTCACAGGAAAATTGGCTCAGTATGGTATCTCTGCTGATCGCCGTCAACCCTCTGGTGTCAAGGCAGCCATCATCCGTGAGAAGGGTACCAATGGTGAGCGTGAGATGGCTTACTGTCTGTATCTGGCAGGCTTCGACGTGAAGGATGTGATGATGACCGACCTTATTTCTGGTCGCGAGACACTCGAGGATATCAACATGATTGTGTTCTGCGGTGGTTTCTCTAACTCCGACGTACTTGGTTCGGCTAAGGGTTGGGCTGGTGCCTTCCTCTTCAACCCCAAGGCTAAGGAGGCACTCGATAAGTTCTATGCCCGCAAGGACACCCTGTCACTGGGTATCTGTAACGGTTGTCAGTTGATGGTTGAACTTGGCCTCACAGGTGCTAAAGGTGCTAAGATGCTGCACAACGACTCACACAAGTTCGAGAGTGAGTTCATCAGCCTGAGTATTCCTCAGAACAACAGCGTGATGTTCGGCTCGCTGAGCGGTAACAAGCTCGGTCTGTGGGTCGCTCACGGAGAAGGTAAGTTCTCACTGCCTGAAGCTGAAAGCGCTTACAACGTGATAGCCAAGTACAACTACGAAGGCTATCCCGCTAATCCAAACGGTTCTGACTATAATGTAGCAGGTATCTGCTCTGAGGATGGTCGCCATCTGTGCATGATGCCTCACTTGGAGCGTGCCGTATTCCCTTGGCAGAACGCTTGGTATCCTGCAGACCGCCGTCAGGACGAGGTAACGCCTTGGATTGAGGCCTTTGTCAATGCACGTAAATGGGTTGAAGCTCACAAGTAA
- a CDS encoding MIP/aquaporin family protein yields the protein MKKYLAELIGTFVLTFLGCGTAVALGCGADTASIVGTAVAFGLAVVAMAYTIGGISGCHINPAITLGVYINGGISTKDCVLYMVFQVIGAVLAAACLYGIVSTDPSLVITTSTGANACAYGTTNGLLVEVLLTMIFVLVVLGATSKTNGATNNFAGLAIGLSLILIHLVGIHFTGTSVNPARSIGPALFEGGKALTDLWVFIAGPFIGGALAACVWKLIEPTEEK from the coding sequence ATGAAAAAGTATTTAGCAGAACTAATTGGTACGTTCGTATTAACTTTCTTGGGCTGTGGCACGGCTGTAGCTTTGGGCTGTGGTGCTGATACTGCATCAATAGTAGGAACCGCCGTAGCTTTTGGATTGGCTGTAGTGGCTATGGCTTATACCATTGGCGGAATCTCAGGATGCCACATCAATCCTGCCATCACCTTGGGCGTTTACATCAATGGCGGCATCAGTACTAAAGATTGTGTTCTGTACATGGTGTTCCAGGTTATTGGTGCTGTTCTGGCCGCAGCTTGTCTGTATGGCATTGTTTCTACCGATCCTTCTCTTGTTATTACTACCTCTACAGGAGCCAATGCCTGTGCTTACGGTACAACCAATGGCTTGCTGGTAGAAGTTCTGTTGACAATGATTTTTGTGCTGGTGGTATTAGGTGCCACCTCTAAGACCAATGGCGCTACCAACAATTTTGCAGGTCTTGCCATTGGCTTGTCATTGATTCTCATCCATTTAGTAGGCATCCACTTTACAGGAACCTCTGTCAATCCTGCCCGTTCTATAGGTCCAGCCTTGTTTGAAGGTGGTAAGGCATTGACCGATCTCTGGGTGTTCATTGCCGGTCCGTTTATTGGAGGCGCACTGGCTGCCTGCGTGTGGAAACTTATCGAACCTACTGAAGAGAAGTAA
- a CDS encoding class II fructose-bisphosphate aldolase, translating to MVNYKDLGLVNTREMFKRAVAGGYAIPAFNFNTMEQMQAIVQAAVETKSPVIMQVSKGARNYANATILRYMAEGAVAYAKELGCEHPEIVLHLDHGDSFELCKDCIDMGFSSVMYDGSSLPYEENIKISRQVVEYAHKYDVTVECELGVLAGVEDEVASEVSHYTKPEEVIDFATRTGCDSLAISIGTSHGAYKFKPEQCTRDPKTGKLVPPPLAFDVLHEIEKKLPGFPIVLHGSSSVPQDEVDTINKFGGNLPDAVGIPEEQLREASKSAVCKINIDSDSRLAMTAAIRQYLAEHPDHFDPRQYLKPARENMKKMYIHKIKEVLGSDGKLAQ from the coding sequence ATGGTAAACTACAAAGATTTGGGTCTCGTAAATACTCGCGAGATGTTCAAGAGAGCAGTAGCTGGTGGCTACGCTATCCCCGCTTTCAACTTCAACACAATGGAACAGATGCAGGCTATTGTACAGGCTGCTGTTGAAACAAAGTCACCTGTTATCATGCAGGTTTCTAAGGGCGCACGCAACTATGCTAACGCTACTATCCTTCGCTACATGGCTGAGGGTGCTGTGGCTTATGCCAAGGAACTCGGTTGCGAGCATCCTGAGATCGTACTTCACCTCGACCACGGTGATAGCTTCGAGCTCTGCAAGGACTGCATCGACATGGGCTTCTCTTCTGTAATGTACGACGGTTCTTCACTGCCCTACGAGGAGAACATCAAGATTTCTCGTCAGGTTGTAGAGTATGCACACAAGTATGATGTTACTGTTGAGTGCGAGCTCGGTGTGCTGGCTGGTGTTGAGGATGAGGTTGCCTCAGAGGTAAGCCATTATACAAAGCCCGAGGAAGTTATCGACTTCGCTACACGTACAGGTTGCGACTCACTGGCTATCTCTATCGGTACTTCACACGGTGCTTACAAGTTCAAGCCTGAGCAGTGCACACGTGACCCCAAGACTGGCAAGCTCGTTCCTCCCCCACTCGCATTCGACGTTCTGCACGAGATCGAGAAGAAACTTCCTGGATTCCCCATCGTTCTCCACGGTTCTTCTTCAGTTCCTCAGGACGAGGTTGACACTATCAACAAGTTCGGTGGTAACCTGCCCGACGCTGTAGGTATCCCCGAGGAGCAGCTCCGCGAGGCTTCTAAGAGCGCTGTTTGCAAGATCAACATCGACTCTGACTCTCGTCTGGCTATGACTGCTGCTATCCGTCAGTACCTGGCTGAGCACCCAGATCACTTCGATCCTCGCCAGTACCTGAAGCCCGCTCGTGAGAACATGAAGAAGATGTACATCCACAAGATTAAGGAAGTACTCGGTTCTGACGGCAAACTGGCTCAGTAA
- a CDS encoding nucleoside deaminase: protein MSKDEQYMQRALDEARKAGEKGEVPIGAIIVCKDRIIARAHNLTETLCDVTAHAEMQAITMAANELGGKYLTECTLYVTVEPCPMCAGAIGWAQLPRIVYGAPDEKKGFRRYAPNVMHPKANITGGILEEECRQLMQDFFKKKR, encoded by the coding sequence ATGAGTAAAGACGAACAATACATGCAACGGGCACTCGATGAGGCTCGCAAAGCAGGGGAGAAGGGTGAGGTGCCCATTGGGGCGATTATCGTATGTAAAGACCGTATCATAGCCAGAGCCCACAACCTTACAGAGACCTTGTGCGACGTAACTGCTCATGCCGAGATGCAGGCTATTACGATGGCAGCCAACGAACTGGGCGGGAAATACCTTACTGAGTGTACGCTCTATGTGACGGTAGAACCCTGCCCCATGTGTGCCGGAGCCATCGGTTGGGCACAACTGCCTCGCATTGTTTATGGCGCACCCGATGAAAAGAAAGGTTTTCGGCGCTATGCACCCAATGTGATGCACCCAAAAGCAAATATTACTGGTGGCATTCTCGAAGAAGAATGTAGGCAATTGATGCAAGACTTCTTTAAAAAGAAAAGATAG
- a CDS encoding biotin--[acetyl-CoA-carboxylase] ligase: MDYIIKYIDETDSTNRWLKDNPSERDMVVVADYQTAGRGCGTNRWESERGKNLLFSIRIHPTESVLGTIAQEGKLSANRQFHISMAISLAITDALGQYIGDLSIKWPNDIYWRNGKICGILIEHTLQGKFIKESIIGVGLNVNQQMFESDAPNPVSLWQITEQETNREELLNSILQCFKQRLCQDLKADYMAALYRRKGYHPYTDKDGVFMAEIANVEDDGHLLLTDDSGHERRYAFKEVQYII; the protein is encoded by the coding sequence ATGGACTACATTATTAAATATATTGACGAGACCGATTCCACCAACCGATGGCTGAAAGACAATCCTTCAGAGAGGGACATGGTGGTGGTAGCCGACTATCAGACGGCTGGTAGAGGATGCGGAACAAACCGCTGGGAAAGTGAGCGCGGAAAGAACCTGCTTTTCTCTATACGCATACACCCTACTGAGTCTGTTCTGGGAACGATTGCCCAAGAAGGGAAACTGTCTGCCAACAGACAATTTCATATCTCTATGGCCATCTCACTGGCTATTACCGACGCATTGGGACAGTATATCGGCGACCTAAGCATCAAATGGCCCAACGACATCTATTGGCGAAACGGGAAGATATGCGGTATTCTGATAGAACATACACTCCAAGGGAAGTTCATCAAGGAAAGCATCATTGGCGTGGGACTGAACGTGAACCAGCAGATGTTTGAAAGTGATGCTCCCAATCCTGTATCACTTTGGCAGATTACAGAACAGGAAACCAACCGCGAAGAATTACTGAACAGCATCCTGCAATGCTTTAAACAGAGACTTTGTCAGGATTTGAAAGCTGACTATATGGCTGCGCTCTATCGCCGCAAAGGTTATCACCCCTATACTGACAAGGACGGTGTGTTCATGGCCGAAATAGCCAATGTGGAAGATGACGGTCATCTGCTTCTGACAGATGACAGCGGACATGAGCGCCGATATGCATTCAAAGAAGTACAATACATCATTTGA
- the pyrH gene encoding UMP kinase produces the protein MARFKRILLKLSGESLMGKQGFGIDPERLSDYAQQIKEVSEMGVQIGIVIGGGNIFRGLSGSQKGFDRVKGDQMGMCATVINSLALSSALGAIGVKNKVLTAIRMEPIGEFYTKWKAIEAMEQGQVCVFSAGTGSPYFTTDTGSSLRGIEIEADVMLKGTRVDGIYTADPEKDPTATKFNDITYKEVLARGLKVMDLTAICMCQDNNLPIYVFNMDVVGNLKKVMEGQEIGTLVHN, from the coding sequence ATGGCAAGATTTAAGAGAATTCTTTTGAAGTTATCAGGCGAAAGTCTGATGGGTAAACAGGGATTCGGTATTGACCCTGAGCGACTGAGCGACTATGCGCAGCAGATTAAAGAAGTGAGTGAAATGGGAGTGCAGATAGGCATCGTTATTGGCGGTGGCAATATCTTCCGCGGATTGAGCGGCTCCCAGAAAGGCTTTGACCGTGTAAAGGGCGATCAGATGGGCATGTGTGCCACGGTTATCAACTCGCTGGCGTTGAGTTCTGCTTTGGGCGCTATCGGCGTGAAAAACAAGGTGCTGACGGCTATCCGCATGGAACCTATCGGTGAGTTCTACACCAAATGGAAGGCCATAGAGGCTATGGAACAGGGGCAGGTATGCGTTTTTTCCGCAGGTACAGGCTCGCCTTATTTCACTACTGATACGGGCTCGTCGCTGCGTGGTATAGAGATTGAGGCCGACGTGATGTTGAAAGGTACACGTGTGGATGGTATCTACACGGCCGATCCAGAGAAAGACCCCACCGCCACTAAGTTCAACGATATTACTTATAAAGAGGTGTTGGCTCGTGGCCTGAAGGTGATGGATCTCACAGCCATCTGTATGTGTCAGGACAACAACCTGCCTATCTATGTGTTCAATATGGATGTTGTGGGCAATCTGAAGAAGGTAATGGAGGGCCAGGAAATCGGAACTCTGGTGCACAACTGA
- a CDS encoding DUF4834 family protein, with protein MKIFGAVILFLAAFGAVILLVAFYHLRKLYLRIRQHITGDYDEETFKRMADKHYRGDGEGPQFDKDYFKGTNTGSHFRKPNAQQQQKEQQHQTATTDQGFTIIDDRSRQERKKKIFSQDEGEYVEFTEK; from the coding sequence ATGAAGATTTTCGGTGCAGTAATCTTATTTCTTGCAGCATTCGGGGCGGTCATTTTATTGGTTGCCTTTTACCACCTGCGGAAACTGTACCTGCGCATCCGTCAGCATATCACAGGCGATTACGACGAGGAGACCTTTAAGCGAATGGCCGACAAGCATTACCGTGGTGATGGCGAGGGCCCTCAATTTGATAAGGACTACTTTAAAGGTACCAACACCGGAAGTCATTTCCGTAAGCCCAACGCTCAGCAACAGCAAAAGGAGCAGCAACACCAAACAGCTACTACCGATCAAGGATTCACCATCATTGACGACCGCTCACGCCAAGAACGTAAAAAGAAGATATTCAGCCAGGATGAGGGCGAATACGTTGAATTCACCGAAAAGTAA
- the pssA gene encoding CDP-diacylglycerol--serine O-phosphatidyltransferase — MKKHIPNAITCCNLISGCIAIVFAIYGMLSIALLFIIIGAVFDFFDGMSARLLGVSSPIGKELDSLADVVTFGVAPSAIVFSYLSCFDLHSLFMPFVAFIMAAFSALRLAKFNLDERQTTSFIGLPTPANALFWGSLISFLDEETDFVNSLEIPDTYLFLIIVAMLLVSSYLLVAELPLFALKFKHWGWKGNEVKYIFVITSALMIICPLAINFSVIGIAAVIAWYVILSLITRK, encoded by the coding sequence ATGAAGAAGCATATTCCCAATGCCATTACTTGTTGCAACCTGATATCTGGTTGTATTGCCATTGTCTTTGCAATCTATGGCATGTTGTCAATAGCATTGTTGTTTATTATCATTGGTGCCGTATTCGATTTCTTTGACGGCATGTCGGCACGACTTCTTGGCGTCAGCTCGCCCATTGGTAAGGAACTTGATTCACTGGCCGATGTCGTTACCTTCGGTGTAGCGCCCTCAGCCATTGTGTTCTCATACCTCTCGTGTTTTGACCTGCACTCGCTTTTCATGCCTTTCGTAGCTTTTATCATGGCAGCTTTCTCAGCTCTGCGACTGGCCAAGTTCAACCTGGATGAGCGACAGACCACATCTTTTATCGGACTGCCCACCCCAGCCAACGCATTGTTCTGGGGCTCACTCATCAGTTTTCTCGATGAAGAGACAGATTTTGTAAACTCTCTCGAAATTCCTGATACTTATCTATTCCTGATCATCGTGGCAATGCTGTTAGTAAGCAGCTATCTGCTTGTAGCCGAACTGCCCCTTTTCGCATTGAAATTCAAGCATTGGGGATGGAAAGGTAACGAAGTGAAATACATCTTTGTCATCACTTCTGCACTGATGATTATCTGCCCTCTCGCTATCAATTTCAGCGTTATCGGCATCGCTGCTGTGATTGCATGGTATGTGATACTTTCTTTGATTACCCGCAAATAA
- a CDS encoding phosphatidylserine decarboxylase family protein, protein MGERIKKLKKIRIHREGTEELLYILFAIIALGVILRRSFDTPIPFIIFIAIFGTAWLLMLNFYRCPIRYFSGDTERIVVAPADGKVVVIEEVEENNYFHDKRLMISIFMSPLNVHANWFPVDGKVKFVKHFNGNYHRAWLPKASEENEHADTMIQTPDGQDILVRQIAGAMARRIVTYAKEQEDCYIDEHLGFIKLGSRVDVFLPIGSKVEVNMGQPTTGDQTVIARLPQ, encoded by the coding sequence ATGGGAGAAAGAATCAAGAAACTTAAGAAAATTAGAATACATCGAGAGGGCACTGAAGAGTTGCTCTACATTCTTTTTGCAATCATCGCATTAGGCGTTATTCTGCGACGTTCGTTCGACACGCCAATTCCTTTTATCATTTTTATAGCTATCTTTGGCACTGCTTGGCTGCTGATGCTGAACTTCTATCGTTGTCCTATCCGTTATTTTTCGGGCGACACCGAGCGTATTGTTGTGGCGCCTGCTGATGGTAAGGTTGTGGTGATCGAAGAAGTTGAAGAGAATAATTACTTCCACGATAAGCGTCTCATGATCAGTATATTCATGAGTCCGCTGAATGTTCACGCCAACTGGTTCCCCGTTGACGGTAAGGTAAAATTCGTGAAACACTTTAACGGCAACTATCACCGTGCCTGGCTTCCCAAGGCCAGTGAAGAAAACGAACATGCCGACACCATGATTCAAACCCCTGACGGTCAGGACATTCTCGTTCGTCAGATTGCAGGAGCTATGGCACGTCGCATTGTTACTTATGCCAAGGAACAGGAAGACTGCTATATTGACGAGCACTTGGGTTTTATCAAGTTAGGCTCGCGTGTCGATGTATTCCTGCCTATCGGCTCAAAAGTTGAGGTAAATATGGGGCAGCCTACTACAGGCGATCAGACCGTTATTGCACGTTTGCCCCAATAA